A window from Nitrospira sp. ND1 encodes these proteins:
- a CDS encoding ferredoxin has product MTGYQRHIFVCTNKREPDDARGSCSKLGSDALHACFKQEAKRLNLKGVVRANKAGCLDYCAQGPTVVVYPEGIWYRVTSEADVKEIMERHIVKGEVVERLLMADQAPLPLLSPLKA; this is encoded by the coding sequence ATGACCGGCTATCAGCGACACATTTTTGTCTGCACCAACAAGCGCGAACCGGATGACGCGCGCGGCAGCTGCTCCAAGCTCGGCTCCGATGCACTCCACGCCTGCTTCAAGCAGGAGGCAAAACGACTCAACCTGAAAGGCGTCGTCCGTGCCAACAAAGCCGGCTGTCTCGATTATTGCGCACAGGGTCCGACCGTGGTGGTCTATCCCGAAGGAATCTGGTATCGCGTGACGTCCGAGGCGGACGTGAAGGAAATCATGGAGCGGCACATCGTTAAGGGAGAAGTGGTCGAACGACTCTTGATGGCCGACCAGGCCCCGCTCCCGCTTCTCTCTCCGTTGAAAGCCTAA
- a CDS encoding ATP-binding protein, producing MSSLPQKNMFEIFSQGLFEGVKPMLVIRDHLVRHPDRCTHQAICVPICPTSAWLSTPPYKFDPSRCLESCRLCLDACPSQAIYAVFKKGEKLLEPQKK from the coding sequence GTGAGCAGTCTCCCGCAGAAAAACATGTTCGAGATCTTCTCCCAAGGTCTCTTCGAAGGAGTGAAACCCATGCTGGTTATTCGCGATCACCTGGTTCGCCATCCCGACCGGTGCACCCATCAAGCCATTTGCGTCCCCATCTGCCCGACCAGCGCCTGGCTCTCCACACCGCCCTACAAATTCGATCCTTCCCGCTGCCTGGAAAGCTGCCGGCTCTGCCTGGACGCCTGCCCGTCACAAGCGATCTATGCGGTATTCAAGAAAGGCGAAAAATTGCTGGAGCCGCAGAAGAAGTAG
- a CDS encoding phytoene/squalene synthase family protein: MDSARHELLHGILKQVSRSFYLTLNVLPATVRDQMGLAYLFARAADTIADTDLIGREQRLRYLTQFRTQFSSGPIARRDVHAILAALIPHQADSAERVLLQRLEDCLTLYDQFDPADQERIRWLMGVLPDGMTMDLTHFQGDSAQDLTAFQTLDELDQYTYYVAGCVGEFWTRMVCAHCPSISGWDVKKMSALGVRFGKGLQLTNIVKDLARDLHRGRCYVPEPLLREAGLTPVDLLNRENLPKFRPVLMRLIKMAIEHLDQGWMYTMALPRLEIRQRLACMWPILLAGETLKRVAAAPDLLDPSVNVKAPRSVVYRVMALTTFTGGCGYVGTAYWGRLRKQIV; encoded by the coding sequence ATCGATTCCGCAAGACACGAACTGCTCCACGGTATCCTCAAGCAGGTTTCCCGGTCGTTTTATCTGACCCTCAACGTGCTGCCGGCGACGGTACGCGACCAGATGGGGCTGGCCTATCTCTTCGCGCGTGCCGCCGACACGATTGCCGATACCGACCTGATCGGCCGCGAGCAGCGACTCCGCTACCTCACCCAGTTTCGAACGCAGTTCAGTTCCGGCCCTATAGCGCGGAGGGACGTGCATGCGATCCTAGCCGCACTGATTCCTCATCAAGCCGACTCCGCAGAACGGGTGTTGCTCCAGCGGCTGGAAGACTGTTTGACGCTGTATGATCAATTCGATCCAGCCGACCAAGAGCGGATTCGATGGTTGATGGGGGTGTTGCCGGACGGGATGACGATGGATCTTACGCATTTTCAGGGCGATTCGGCTCAGGACCTGACGGCGTTTCAGACCCTGGACGAATTGGATCAGTACACGTACTACGTCGCCGGTTGTGTCGGCGAATTCTGGACCAGGATGGTCTGCGCGCACTGTCCGTCGATATCAGGCTGGGATGTGAAGAAAATGTCGGCCCTCGGGGTGCGATTCGGCAAGGGGTTGCAGCTGACGAATATCGTGAAGGATCTTGCCCGGGATCTCCACCGTGGCCGCTGTTATGTGCCGGAACCGCTTCTCCGTGAGGCGGGCCTGACGCCGGTTGATTTGCTGAATCGAGAGAACCTGCCGAAGTTCAGGCCGGTGTTGATGCGGCTGATCAAAATGGCCATCGAACACTTGGATCAGGGCTGGATGTACACCATGGCCCTGCCACGCCTTGAAATTCGCCAGCGATTGGCATGTATGTGGCCGATTCTGTTGGCGGGTGAAACGCTGAAACGTGTGGCCGCTGCGCCGGATCTCCTCGACCCGTCGGTCAACGTCAAAGCGCCGCGCTCCGTCGTCTATCGCGTCATGGCGTTGACCACCTTCACGGGCGGTTGCGGATACGTAGGGACGGCCTACTGGGGGCGCTTGCGGAAGCAGATCGTCTGA
- a CDS encoding cupredoxin domain-containing protein, giving the protein MSRVSGFPQLGFVCVLMCGTVIAPALVHAAEQAPQVPPLQVPVDQLDGIQRATVILDSYSYTPSHLIVQAGKPVELLLTSITSITPHNFLLKNEAAGLSIERDVSSGRTVTVQFTVRKPGLYPFYCDKKLLFFPSHREKGMEGVLEVR; this is encoded by the coding sequence ATGAGCAGGGTCTCTGGTTTTCCGCAGCTCGGGTTTGTCTGTGTGCTGATGTGCGGCACGGTCATCGCCCCTGCGCTTGTGCATGCTGCCGAGCAAGCACCTCAGGTTCCGCCGCTTCAGGTGCCGGTCGATCAACTCGACGGCATTCAGCGAGCCACGGTCATCCTCGACAGTTACTCCTATACGCCCAGTCATTTGATCGTCCAGGCAGGGAAACCGGTCGAATTGCTCCTGACCAGCATCACCAGCATTACTCCGCACAATTTTCTCCTCAAGAACGAAGCGGCGGGACTATCGATTGAACGAGATGTGTCCTCGGGCCGGACGGTCACGGTGCAGTTTACCGTGAGGAAGCCCGGTCTCTATCCCTTCTATTGCGACAAGAAGCTCCTGTTCTTTCCGAGTCATCGGGAGAAGGGCATGGAAGGTGTGCTGGAAGTTAGATAA
- the htpX gene encoding protease HtpX — protein MKSMKGIGLLLISNILIYLTLSITVRVLVNVVLPAFGIDVRGAFSQELLVWSLVIGFGGAFISLLFSKQMARAMLDCVQITQPRTTAEQVIYGSVREIAERLHITMPEVWVYESPDPNAFATGPSKNNAMVAVSTGLLANLREDEVKAVLAHEMGHVFNGDMFSTTVLAGLMNTFVHYISNFVYQMVAQPQGGDREEGQSGSPILGFVVYIFLQVVLSVLAMMVVSWHSRHREYAADAFSAKVYGKESMIKALQAIDRWVNRAQFEYSTQDTLATMKISGNTSGFLHLLATHPPIEERVAALERL, from the coding sequence ATGAAGTCGATGAAGGGGATCGGGCTGCTTCTCATTTCGAACATTCTCATTTATCTCACCCTGTCGATTACGGTCAGGGTGCTGGTTAACGTCGTCCTGCCGGCCTTCGGCATCGATGTCCGAGGAGCCTTCAGCCAGGAACTGCTGGTCTGGTCGCTGGTGATCGGTTTCGGCGGCGCGTTCATCAGCTTGCTCTTTTCCAAACAAATGGCCCGCGCCATGCTGGATTGCGTTCAAATTACCCAGCCACGCACAACCGCGGAACAGGTGATTTACGGGTCCGTGCGGGAGATTGCCGAACGGCTCCATATCACCATGCCCGAAGTCTGGGTATATGAATCGCCTGACCCCAATGCCTTTGCCACGGGACCGAGCAAGAATAACGCCATGGTCGCGGTCTCGACCGGGTTGCTGGCCAACCTGCGGGAAGACGAAGTCAAGGCTGTGCTCGCCCACGAGATGGGGCATGTCTTCAACGGCGATATGTTTTCCACGACGGTGCTCGCCGGCTTGATGAACACCTTCGTCCATTACATCAGCAACTTTGTGTATCAAATGGTCGCCCAGCCACAGGGCGGTGATCGAGAAGAGGGCCAGAGCGGCAGCCCGATCCTGGGCTTCGTGGTCTACATCTTCTTGCAGGTGGTCCTGTCCGTGCTGGCCATGATGGTCGTCAGCTGGCATTCCCGCCACCGGGAATATGCCGCCGATGCCTTCTCGGCAAAGGTCTATGGGAAAGAGTCGATGATCAAGGCCTTGCAGGCCATCGATCGCTGGGTGAACCGAGCCCAGTTCGAATATTCGACGCAAGATACCTTGGCCACGATGAAGATTTCAGGCAACACCTCCGGATTTCTGCACTTGCTGGCGACTCATCCTCCAATCGAGGAACGTGTCGCGGCGCTGGAACGTCTCTAA
- a CDS encoding glutathione peroxidase, whose translation MPISRPTCSWKVLVLGLAVGLGLGALEMGLGSVDAAEQGATRMAAKASTVYDFTLNDIDGKPVSLGQYKGKVIMLVNTASFCGNTPQYSDLEKMYETYKDKGFEILAFPANNFGQQEPGTNEEIKGFCLTKYSVGFPLFSKISVKGSDKHPLYRYLTEQSPFPGEVEWNFQKYLVDRSGNVVARYHHRTKPVADEVVKDVERFLAKN comes from the coding sequence ATGCCGATCTCTCGACCGACTTGTTCATGGAAGGTACTGGTCCTCGGGCTCGCAGTGGGTCTCGGGCTCGGCGCCCTTGAAATGGGCCTTGGTTCGGTCGATGCGGCGGAACAAGGAGCGACACGCATGGCAGCTAAAGCGTCTACGGTCTATGACTTCACGTTGAACGATATCGACGGGAAACCTGTCTCGTTAGGTCAATACAAGGGAAAGGTCATCATGCTGGTCAACACCGCCAGCTTCTGCGGCAACACGCCGCAATACTCCGACCTTGAAAAGATGTACGAGACTTACAAGGACAAGGGCTTTGAGATTCTGGCCTTCCCTGCGAATAACTTCGGCCAGCAAGAACCGGGGACGAACGAGGAGATCAAGGGATTTTGCCTGACCAAGTACAGTGTCGGCTTCCCGCTCTTCAGCAAGATCAGCGTGAAGGGGAGCGACAAACATCCCCTCTACCGCTATCTCACCGAGCAGAGCCCATTCCCCGGTGAAGTGGAATGGAACTTCCAGAAATATCTCGTCGATCGCTCAGGCAACGTCGTCGCGCGCTACCACCATCGAACCAAACCGGTGGCTGACGAAGTGGTGAAAGACGTGGAGCGGTTTCTCGCGAAGAACTAA
- a CDS encoding MFS transporter: MNQPAPQQQTSLPLHPLEPSGDLTHSSDQNAKAESRRYGVRDAAFQAAAQGGGENYFSAFALFLHASPFHIGILSALPQLVGVVAQLLSVKLLQYLRMPAQLLIGGGWAQALCWLPILSLPLLLPEHGPWLLIGCAMLYFAFGHATAPVWNSLLVDVVETSSRGAYFAQRARVTALTSFVALGIAGTVLTLGQKWELSWIGFLFIFLGAAAARVGATRCQTRISKLVPVHHIDAPHGFRHFLAQRATPDFRHFLLFSGLMHFSVLISGPFFVVYLLRDLHWSYLQYAGWMASSISAQFFTLAPWGQIGDRYGNKTLLMVTGLAVPLLPMGYLLSEHYLFLLSLNFFGGVIWAGLSLGLQNYVFDSLRPQERTRGVALANATNAIGWGIGALTGSWLATILPAQVSLGSWALTPASNLPFLFCLSGALRLLIALSLLRTFGEPREIGTPPQRHLMWELPLVKPLVALLPWRNSRVAP; encoded by the coding sequence ATGAACCAACCCGCCCCCCAGCAACAGACATCTCTCCCCCTTCACCCCCTTGAGCCTTCAGGCGATCTTACGCATTCGTCCGATCAAAATGCCAAGGCTGAGAGCCGCCGGTATGGTGTCCGCGATGCGGCCTTTCAAGCGGCCGCGCAGGGTGGCGGGGAAAACTATTTCTCGGCCTTTGCCCTGTTTCTGCATGCCTCTCCATTCCACATCGGCATCTTGTCCGCGCTGCCCCAATTGGTCGGTGTGGTGGCACAGCTCCTGTCCGTGAAACTGCTCCAATATCTCCGCATGCCTGCGCAACTCCTGATCGGCGGCGGCTGGGCCCAGGCCCTCTGCTGGCTGCCGATCCTCTCGCTCCCGCTGCTCCTGCCCGAGCATGGTCCCTGGCTCCTGATCGGCTGCGCCATGCTGTACTTTGCCTTCGGACATGCCACGGCCCCGGTGTGGAATAGCCTGTTGGTCGATGTCGTGGAGACGAGCAGCCGGGGCGCCTACTTTGCCCAGCGAGCCCGCGTGACGGCGTTGACGAGTTTTGTGGCCTTGGGCATTGCCGGAACGGTCCTGACGTTGGGACAGAAATGGGAACTCAGCTGGATCGGGTTCCTCTTCATTTTTCTGGGTGCGGCCGCCGCGCGAGTGGGAGCGACCCGCTGCCAAACCAGGATCTCCAAACTGGTGCCGGTCCACCATATCGACGCTCCGCATGGATTCAGGCATTTCCTTGCTCAGCGCGCCACGCCGGATTTCCGGCACTTCCTGCTGTTCTCCGGACTCATGCATTTCTCGGTATTGATCTCCGGCCCGTTCTTTGTCGTCTATCTGTTGCGAGATTTACACTGGTCTTACCTGCAATATGCAGGCTGGATGGCCAGCAGTATCTCGGCGCAATTCTTCACCCTCGCGCCATGGGGACAGATCGGCGATCGGTACGGGAACAAGACCCTGCTCATGGTCACAGGCTTGGCGGTCCCGCTCCTACCGATGGGTTACCTGTTGAGCGAACACTATCTGTTTCTGCTGAGCCTGAATTTTTTCGGCGGGGTGATTTGGGCGGGACTGTCGCTCGGACTCCAAAACTATGTGTTTGACTCGCTCCGTCCGCAGGAGCGCACACGAGGCGTAGCCTTGGCCAATGCCACGAACGCGATCGGCTGGGGCATCGGAGCGTTGACCGGCAGCTGGCTGGCCACCATCCTCCCGGCTCAGGTCTCGCTCGGCTCCTGGGCACTGACCCCGGCATCCAACCTGCCGTTCCTGTTCTGCCTCTCCGGAGCGCTACGATTGCTGATTGCCCTCAGCCTGCTGAGAACCTTCGGCGAGCCACGAGAGATCGGGACGCCGCCGCAACGGCACCTGATGTGGGAGTTGCCGTTGGTGAAACCGCTCGTGGCGCTGCTCCCCTGGCGAAATTCCCGCGTCGCCCCCTAA